The following are encoded in a window of Strix aluco isolate bStrAlu1 chromosome 15, bStrAlu1.hap1, whole genome shotgun sequence genomic DNA:
- the AQP8 gene encoding aquaporin-8 isoform X2, translated as MAAVERGPPLVKEVLDMDIQSKPSQPHWYERCVQPCVAELLGSALFIFIGCLSVVEDTGGTGRLQPALAHGLALGLTVAVLGDISGGHLNPAVSLAMWLVGGLNITMLIPYWLCQLCGGMMGAGLAKAVAASERYINASGGAFSSITADEQIPAVLVGEITMTTFLILVACMGAVNGRTKTPLAPFCIGFTVTVNILAGLLLGDRTTRLLLK; from the exons ATGGCCGCTGTCGAGCGTGGTCCCCCGCTAGTGAAGGAGGTGCTGGACATGGACATCCAGTCCAAACCCTCACAGCCCCACTGGTACGAGCGCTGCGTCCAGCCCTGCGTGGCCGAGCTGCTGGGCAGCGCGCTCTTCATCTTCATCGGCTGCCTCTCGGTGGTGGAGGACACGGGGGGCACCGGGAGGCTGCAGCCCGCCCTGGCACACGGGCTGGCCCTGGGGCTCACCGTCGCCGTGCTGGGAGACATCAG TGGAGGCCACTTGAACCCCGCCGTGTCCTTGGCCATGTGGCTGGTCGGTGGGCTGAACATCACCATGCTCATTCCTTActggctctgccagctctgcgGGGGGATGATGGGAGCCGGCCTGGCCAAG GCCGTGGCGGCGAGCGAGCGCTACATCAATGCCAGCGGAGGAGCCTTCAGCAGCATCACGGCCGATGAGCAGATCCCCGCCGTCCTCGTGGGTGAGATCACCATGACCACCTTCCTCATCCTCGTGGCCTGCATGGGCGCCGTCAACGGGAGGACCAAGACCCCGCTGGCCCCTTTCTGCATCGGCTTCACGGTCACGGTCAACATCCTGGCGGG GCTCCTGCTCGGCGACCGGACCACCCGCCTGCTCCTGAAGTGA
- the AQP8 gene encoding aquaporin-8 isoform X1: MAAVERGPPLVKEVLDMDIQSKPSQPHWYERCVQPCVAELLGSALFIFIGCLSVVEDTGGTGRLQPALAHGLALGLTVAVLGDISGGHLNPAVSLAMWLVGGLNITMLIPYWLCQLCGGMMGAGLAKAVAASERYINASGGAFSSITADEQIPAVLVGEITMTTFLILVACMGAVNGRTKTPLAPFCIGFTVTVNILAGGGVSGACMNPARAFGPALVANYWDYHWVYWVGPMVAALLVSVLVRLLLGDRTTRLLLK; the protein is encoded by the exons ATGGCCGCTGTCGAGCGTGGTCCCCCGCTAGTGAAGGAGGTGCTGGACATGGACATCCAGTCCAAACCCTCACAGCCCCACTGGTACGAGCGCTGCGTCCAGCCCTGCGTGGCCGAGCTGCTGGGCAGCGCGCTCTTCATCTTCATCGGCTGCCTCTCGGTGGTGGAGGACACGGGGGGCACCGGGAGGCTGCAGCCCGCCCTGGCACACGGGCTGGCCCTGGGGCTCACCGTCGCCGTGCTGGGAGACATCAG TGGAGGCCACTTGAACCCCGCCGTGTCCTTGGCCATGTGGCTGGTCGGTGGGCTGAACATCACCATGCTCATTCCTTActggctctgccagctctgcgGGGGGATGATGGGAGCCGGCCTGGCCAAG GCCGTGGCGGCGAGCGAGCGCTACATCAATGCCAGCGGAGGAGCCTTCAGCAGCATCACGGCCGATGAGCAGATCCCCGCCGTCCTCGTGGGTGAGATCACCATGACCACCTTCCTCATCCTCGTGGCCTGCATGGGCGCCGTCAACGGGAGGACCAAGACCCCGCTGGCCCCTTTCTGCATCGGCTTCACGGTCACGGTCAACATCCTGGCGGG CGGTGGCGTGTCCGGAGCCTGCATGAATCCTGCCAGAGCCTTTGGGCCAGCACTGGTAGCAAACTACTGGGACTACCACTGGGTTTACTGGGTAGGGCCCATGGTTGCTGCCCTCCTTGTCAGCGTGCTGGTGAG GCTCCTGCTCGGCGACCGGACCACCCGCCTGCTCCTGAAGTGA